One stretch of Musicola paradisiaca NCPPB 2511 DNA includes these proteins:
- a CDS encoding EamA family transporter, producing MTIKDRLLALCVVVIWGVNFVVIKVGLQHMPPLLLAGLRFLLVAFPAILLVPRPRLPVRWLAAYGMTISFGQFAFLFSAIKLGMPAGLASLILQAQAFFTLMIGGLCFGERLRWNQYVGMAAAAGGVLVLAEGSTISVSGITLTALLLTLAAAFSWACGNHCNRQIMQRYAVNAMSLVIWSALIPAGLFLLCSWWFESGERVTASLATISLSTVLALMYLSFLSTIIGYGLWGRLLARYDTWRVAPLSLLVPIVGLLSAMLLLGETLSWVQLAGILLVMLGLLINLFGSRLIFLKRVRYS from the coding sequence TGAATTTTGTGGTGATAAAAGTCGGGTTGCAGCATATGCCGCCATTGTTGCTGGCGGGGTTGCGTTTTTTGCTGGTGGCGTTCCCGGCCATTTTGCTGGTGCCTCGTCCCCGTCTGCCTGTGCGCTGGTTGGCCGCCTATGGTATGACCATCAGTTTCGGTCAGTTCGCCTTTCTGTTCAGCGCCATCAAGTTGGGCATGCCGGCGGGACTCGCCTCGCTGATCTTGCAGGCGCAGGCGTTTTTCACGCTGATGATCGGCGGTCTGTGTTTTGGTGAACGGTTACGCTGGAATCAATATGTCGGCATGGCTGCCGCCGCCGGAGGAGTTTTGGTACTGGCGGAGGGCAGCACGATTTCGGTGTCCGGCATTACGCTGACCGCGTTGTTGCTGACGCTGGCGGCTGCATTTTCCTGGGCCTGCGGCAACCATTGCAACCGGCAGATTATGCAGCGGTATGCGGTAAACGCCATGTCGCTGGTGATTTGGAGCGCGTTGATTCCAGCCGGGTTGTTTTTGCTGTGTTCATGGTGGTTTGAAAGCGGAGAACGGGTAACGGCAAGTTTGGCAACCATCAGCCTGTCTACGGTGCTGGCGTTGATGTATCTGTCTTTTCTGTCAACCATCATTGGGTATGGGCTGTGGGGCCGATTGCTGGCACGTTATGACACCTGGCGCGTGGCGCCGCTGTCGTTGCTGGTGCCGATCGTCGGGCTGTTGAGCGCCATGTTGTTGCTGGGCGAGACGTTATCCTGGGTGCAACTGGCCGGTATTTTGCTGGTGATGCTGGGATTGTTGATCAATCTGTTCGGTTCGCGGCTTATTTTTTTGAAGCGAGTTCGATATTCATAG
- the bcsQ gene encoding cellulose biosynthesis protein BcsQ, producing MPLICICSPKGGVGKTTVAANLAYTLARSGSKVLAIDFDPQNALRLHFGVALTDARGYVAKSGDVADWSQSILTTDENIFLLPYGDVTEEQRLAFEHSLETDPLFLQRGLSTVMNYPGLVVVADFPPGPGPALKAMTNLADLHLVVMLADTASLSVFPHIEGNKLTGEELNHKKGYYLLLNQTDNRRSVSSQVTSFVQQRMADKLIGCVHRDESVAEANASQRSIFDFNPVSAAAFDIELIGKRVASVLDIKIGNGEVHADFKTG from the coding sequence ATGCCGTTGATTTGTATTTGTTCCCCTAAAGGTGGCGTTGGTAAGACGACTGTCGCAGCCAATCTGGCTTATACGCTGGCGCGTAGCGGTAGCAAAGTGTTGGCGATTGATTTTGATCCGCAAAACGCGCTGCGGCTACATTTCGGCGTCGCGCTGACCGATGCCCGCGGCTATGTCGCCAAATCGGGCGATGTGGCGGACTGGAGTCAATCGATCCTGACGACGGACGAGAACATTTTCCTGCTGCCATACGGCGACGTGACGGAAGAACAGCGTCTGGCGTTTGAACACAGTCTGGAAACCGATCCGCTATTTCTGCAACGAGGGCTCAGCACGGTGATGAATTATCCGGGGCTGGTGGTGGTGGCGGATTTTCCTCCTGGCCCAGGCCCCGCGCTGAAGGCGATGACGAATCTGGCCGACCTGCATCTGGTGGTCATGCTGGCGGATACCGCCTCGCTCTCGGTATTTCCGCACATTGAAGGGAATAAACTCACCGGTGAAGAGTTGAACCACAAAAAAGGCTATTACCTGTTGTTGAATCAGACCGATAACCGTCGTTCGGTCAGCAGTCAGGTGACGTCGTTCGTGCAACAGCGGATGGCGGACAAGTTGATTGGCTGCGTTCATCGCGATGAAAGCGTCGCAGAGGCCAACGCATCACAACGATCTATTTTCGATTTCAATCCGGTATCGGCGGCGGCATTCGATATTGAGCTGATCGGTAAACGGGTTGCGTCCGTGCTGGATATTAAAATAGGTAATGGCGAAGTCCACGCCGATTTTAAAACCGGCTAA
- the bcsO gene encoding cellulose biosynthesis protein BcsO: MKNYDDMQRFKDKARIKDITFRDMSGPISQPETAVWPVVRSLLKIQEPQDVALGGEPANAAHAERVRFEHLATPMMPARVSDATVRTSGAVESSRSLIGEIDALLVSHDAPLPEPERIVSAVLPSVDPAPVIPTSPPFMSTAPAPTPVSLPEQPLFQNARHDVPPEPPRFRSLFSAYNKPTSSVVSKDMPLEPLLKKIASCR, translated from the coding sequence ATGAAAAATTATGATGATATGCAGCGCTTTAAGGACAAAGCCCGTATAAAAGATATCACGTTCAGGGATATGTCCGGTCCGATATCGCAGCCGGAAACGGCGGTCTGGCCGGTTGTCAGGTCATTGCTAAAAATCCAAGAACCTCAAGATGTTGCACTGGGTGGTGAACCCGCCAATGCCGCGCATGCGGAGCGTGTCAGGTTTGAGCACCTTGCTACGCCGATGATGCCGGCCAGGGTGAGTGACGCGACTGTCAGGACGTCCGGCGCCGTTGAGTCCTCCCGCTCATTGATCGGCGAGATTGATGCTTTGCTGGTATCGCATGATGCGCCCTTGCCTGAACCGGAAAGGATCGTGAGTGCGGTCTTGCCGTCGGTTGACCCCGCGCCAGTGATACCGACAAGCCCCCCGTTCATGTCGACTGCGCCGGCCCCTACGCCCGTTTCTTTGCCGGAACAGCCGCTATTCCAAAACGCGCGCCATGACGTACCGCCAGAACCCCCCCGTTTTCGGAGTCTGTTCAGCGCCTATAATAAGCCAACAAGTTCGGTGGTATCGAAAGATATGCCGCTGGAACCACTACTGAAGAAGATTGCATCATGCCGTTGA